A window from Pangasianodon hypophthalmus isolate fPanHyp1 chromosome 4, fPanHyp1.pri, whole genome shotgun sequence encodes these proteins:
- the LOC113524126 gene encoding LOW QUALITY PROTEIN: 5-beta-cholestane-3-alpha,7-alpha-diol 12-alpha-hydroxylase-like (The sequence of the model RefSeq protein was modified relative to this genomic sequence to represent the inferred CDS: deleted 3 bases in 2 codons) has protein sequence MSFLLQIFIALFLSLLGGLYVLGAFRLPEPPLDKGPLPWLGHVLEFRRNTAKFLERMRKKHGDIFTVQLGGFYFTFLTDPLSFGLVVKEARAKLDFNKFANFLMKHPEAMKAVKSEVDEVLRETRQEVKRGGPLINLTRDMLLKTPVLDSAVDESLRMMAAPVLTRAVLEDMSLKMDNGREYKIRKGDRVALFPYTAVQMDPEVHPDPHTFKYNRFLTPDGGKKTQKKLEKKFYKGGKKVKYYNMQWGAGVSMCPGRFFAVNELKQFIFLMLTYFDFELKNPDEEIPDIDVRRWGFGTMQPTRDIPFRYRLRF, from the exons atgagcTTTCTGCTGCaaatttttattgctttgtttctctctttgctTGGGGGACTTTACGTCCTTGGAGCCTTCCGGCTTCCAGAACCTCCTCTGGATAAAGGTCCTCTTCCATGGCTGGGACATGTCCTGGAGTTCAGGAGAAACACAGCAAAGTTTCTAGAGAGGATGAGAAAGAAGCATGGGGATATTTTCACTGTGCAGCTGGGAGGGTTTTACTTCACTTTCCTCACGGACCCACTGTCCTTTGGCTTGGTGGTTAAAGAGGCCCGGGCCAAACTGGACTTTAACAAGTTCGCTAA CTTCCTCATGAAGCACCCGGAGGCCATGAAGGCGGTGAAGAGCGAGGTCGATGAGGTTCTGCGTGAAACCAGACAGGAGGTGAAGCGTGGTGGCCCGCTGATTAACCTGACTCGAGACATGCTGCTCAAAACCCCGGTTCTGGACAGCGCCGTGGATGAGAGTCTGCGTATGATGGCTGCTCCCGTGCTCACACGAGCCGTTCTGGAGGACATGAGCCTGAAAATGGACAATGGGCGCGAATACAAGATCCGCAAAGGTGACCGTGTGGCCCTCTTCCCCTACACTGCTGTCCAGATGGACCCGGAGGTGCACCCTGATCCACACACCTTCAAGTACAACCGCTTCCTCACACCTGATGGTGGAAAAAagact caaaaaaaattagaaaaaaaattctacaaaggaggaaagaaagtgAAGTACTACAACATGCAGTGGGGTGCCGGGGTCAGCATGTGTCCTGGGAGGTTCTTCGCGGTCAACGAGCTCAAGCAGTTCATCTTCCTCATGCTCACATATTTTGACTTTGAGTTGAAGAACCCAGATGAAGAGATCCCAGACATCGATGTGAGGCGGTGGGGATTCGGGACCATGCAGCCAACGCGCGACATCCCATTCAGATACAGGCTCAGGTTTTAG